The Calditrichota bacterium genome includes a region encoding these proteins:
- a CDS encoding PorV/PorQ family protein, giving the protein MRIARILVLLVVVALGCSLAMAGNPDKRGAAGAQELLIPVGSRGIAMGGANGALVSGNEAIFWNPAGLAATDAAAEATFSHLKWIFDTSINYFAVSARLGNLGSFGVSAKVLDFGDIIETTEFETEGTGRIITPNFVTVGLTFSRQMTDRIFFGANAKVISESFLRMRASGVAFDFGVQYISTPGVRLGLTLNNFGPMMKFVGEDLQRTVDLPHTEYGTEPMDLRLEAQKFELPSTFEISLGYPYYLSDEHALTVVASYRNFNASVDQVQAGLEYAFNKLVYLRGGYGSAVQAAEDYIFGFTLGAGLRYSLGGNTYVLFDYAYRDVKYTDANQWFTMSVQF; this is encoded by the coding sequence ATGAGAATAGCAAGAATCCTGGTGCTGCTCGTCGTTGTGGCGCTGGGCTGCAGCCTGGCAATGGCCGGCAACCCGGACAAGAGGGGGGCCGCTGGCGCGCAGGAGCTGCTCATTCCGGTTGGGTCGCGAGGCATCGCCATGGGCGGGGCTAACGGCGCCCTGGTCAGCGGCAACGAGGCCATCTTCTGGAACCCGGCAGGACTGGCAGCCACCGATGCCGCCGCCGAGGCCACCTTCTCGCATCTAAAGTGGATCTTTGACACCAGCATCAACTACTTCGCCGTGTCGGCACGCTTGGGTAACCTCGGCTCATTTGGCGTGAGTGCCAAGGTACTGGATTTTGGCGACATTATCGAGACCACCGAATTTGAGACCGAGGGCACCGGGCGCATCATTACCCCCAACTTTGTCACCGTGGGGCTGACCTTCTCCCGGCAGATGACCGACCGCATCTTCTTTGGCGCCAACGCCAAGGTCATCTCCGAGAGCTTTCTGCGCATGCGCGCCAGTGGCGTGGCCTTTGATTTTGGCGTGCAGTACATCAGCACCCCAGGTGTGCGCCTGGGCCTGACGCTGAACAACTTTGGCCCGATGATGAAGTTCGTGGGCGAAGACCTGCAGCGCACCGTGGACCTGCCCCACACCGAGTATGGCACAGAACCGATGGACCTTCGCCTTGAGGCGCAGAAGTTCGAGCTGCCCAGCACCTTCGAAATCAGCCTGGGCTACCCGTACTACTTGAGCGATGAGCATGCGCTCACCGTGGTCGCTTCCTACCGCAACTTTAACGCCTCGGTGGACCAGGTGCAGGCGGGCCTTGAGTACGCCTTCAACAAGCTGGTCTACCTGCGCGGCGGTTACGGCTCGGCGGTGCAGGCCGCGGAGGACTATATCTTCGGCTTCACCCTCGGTGCCGGCCTCCGCTACAGCCTGGGCGGCAACACGTACGTGCTCTTTGACTACGCCTACCGCGATGTGAAGTACACCGACGCCAACCAGTGGTTCACCATGTCGGTGCAGTTCTAA